ATAACCCAGCCGCCTATGCAGTAAGGATAAAGCCGTCATTGCATAGAAGGATTCTATTGCTTTAAAATGCTTTACATGATCTTAATTACATACAACCCTCCCGATTGTATAAGACAGTTGCTTGTTTTTTAGAAAGCGGTGAAGTCTGATGGGTTCCAtggtttctttcttttcaacagaCTCAACAAATAAAGGTTAGCGAGTGGGTgaatatgaaataaaaatcaaacacAAGGCCAGtatgtttaaaagaattaaGTGGTATTtacaagaaaagaacaaaaaattttgttatttacagCAGTTAAAACTCAAGCCTTGGTCTGCTTTCTCCGCAGTGGCACACGTCCGGAACCGGCTGACTCATTTAAGGATAAAATCCCCCGTAGAGGTAGCTGAAGACTGTCGTGGAGATGAAAACTACCTGTACACTCTGCCATCACTACGAGACAATCAACTCTCGTAGTGGTCTCTTTCCAGCGAGTGCATGCATGTGGGAGATGGCAATATTGCTCACCATCCCGTCACTTGCAGTGCAAACTTGTGCCGTGAAAAAGACAATGGAAACAGAAACGTGTACATAGTTGGTAGTCCCCACGCACTACAATGAACAACTCCATTACGGGTTCGTCGACTAGCTCCTTTGGATTGTAACTGGGAAAGAGCGTCATCACAAGTGAATATTTctaaaacaaaactgaaatgtacaaaaaattttaacaggTAAATACAAAATTGAACTGAAATGGAGGAACAAGGAATTTTGACGAgtaaatatttacaaaatcCAACTAAAATATACGTAGGCACAAGAAATTTTGACGAGTAAATATCTACAAAATTGAACTGAAATACACAAGAATTTTGACTTGCAAGCTCTGCTCTGATTatggggagaaaaaagaaatgaaaaaatgctCAACGAGCCGTTTACTCCGCAACAATCGCCTGTTCTAAAGCAGCTCTCTCTGCTCGCTCATTCGCCTTCTTGGCCAATCTTCGTTGGTAGGAGGCATTCCACAATACCTTGTTTGGCTTCTTCTTCCTACCTGTTGGAACAGGAGCAATCTGCAACCGCATCAACAATCCCATCAACCAACTGCTCGCCTTCACTAGCAGGAACATTCTCGACAAGCTCGTGCCGGGTGACAATAACAGGATGTTCTGTACAGGCTGGATCAGCAGCTGGCTCAGGCAATGTGCCCTCTTTGACGGAATCGTCCATTTGGCCCACAGATACTGAAGTATCCTCGTCAACAATGACAACAACGGGATCGACGATTGAGTCCGCTGCACAAGCATCTTGCACAGCGTCCAACGATGGTGTGCCGCTTGTCTCCTCATCCAAATCGCCAGCGGAAGTTTCACACACCTTAGTCGAATCCGCGTCCTCGGATCCTTCTGCGGGAGTCACTTGTTGTTCTCGAGCGGCCCTTTCTTCCCTCTCTTTCGCTTTCCTGGCCAATCTACGTTGGTAGGAAGCGTTCCACAATGCCTTATTCGACTTCTTCTTCCGGCGGGGTGCGCTGTTTGGCTTCTGATCTAAATCGCCAACTACTGCTTCAGGAACTTCCGTCACTTTCTCGTCATCCTTTGGAGGTACGATGTTAACCTCATCCACTTCCGCTGGATTGCTTTCGTCCACTTGCACAACTTTGGCACTCACTTTGGCATAGGCTTTCCACCCTAGCCATCCAATTGCAACGATTCCGGCTCCAACGGCCACTACACCGATCACTTTAGCTGATGATTTCACGTATGAATACATTTTGGAAAAGATATTCAAGGCTTTGATTGCTTGTACAAAGAAAGATTTTGCATTGCATCTGCAACGTTTGCCTATATCGTTCTGGGACACTAGACATTTTCACCATAGCGGAATTTCACTGTTTGAAATGACTTTTAAATCATTTCCGGCAATAATTACATTAAAAAGATTATTGattcaaaaattaatgaataAATCGCCTTTTGTTCAATGGTTTTACATATCTTTATTACAGgaataacattttaaaaaaaaataatcaaaatccATGTTTCGGGAAAACGTGAACGGAAGaacgatttgaaaaaaaaattacgcgGAACAATTGCTGTTATCGTTTTACGGCCTAGCAACTGTATTAAAAATTGGCTTGACCAGAGTCTCATAGGGGACTATGactcgtttttttaaatatattttttttaaattgtagtCACACATCTTAAaccggaatttttttttgtgtgtcaagTAACCATAAATCAGTCTTAAGTCTTAACTACTTGCTGTAGGAAATTTACAACTCGGAGACTGCCAAAAATTTTGCAACAAAGCGTAAATCTAAGCCAATCGCAGCAGACGAACTGATAGTTGTCAACACGCGtgaagaaaccaaaaaaagaatttgaaaaacgcgttataaaagaaagaattaaaaaatataccTTAAATGTCCAGCAGTGAGAGTGAATCGTCAAACGATGAAAATTCGGCTGAGATTGTATCAGTTAATTCTAGTTTCAATAGCAACTTTAAAAACGATGTCGAACTAGAGGCTGGACTGGTTCCGTTGAAAATGTGCCCTGCATTGTTAACTGCAGAGGAATTGGCCTCTGATGACTATGACTGTTGGATGGTCACACTTCCTGGCACGGTATTATTAAAATAGTAATGAGCCATTTTGTATGTCTGAATTTTCTATACCTTTATTTAGCTGGATGCAGAGAAGCTTTGTAATCTTGAACTCTCCCTTTCTAAGTCAACCAAATTTAAAatcgaaaaagagaaatgtgaAGCTATTGTTCAACAGAAAAGTGACATAAACACATTTGTCCTGCCAGACAAGAATGGCAAAATCAAGTTTGTTGCGAGGGAGACAGTTGGAACAATTTCTGTTGTGAAAAATGTCAGTTTGAAAACCAAGAACATTCAAACTACTGACTTTCAAACCAAGAAAATCATTGATTTACCACAAGGTCTTAAAAGAAGGCATCCAATTTATGGGAAAGGTAAGAAGGTGAGATTTTATTACCTTTGAACTCTTCTTAACAGTTTTATGTTTTGAATGTTACACAACTACGCTGCAGACTTAGAAGGTATAATGTGTCAATCATCTGGACTCATgaaaccaaaagaagaaatgccAGAAAATATCCAACACAcagtgaaagaaaagaagaagaggaagagaaCTAATTAATTAAACATTCTTGATTCATCCATATTACACTTTCAATGAAAAAACTTTTTGATTCCTTTTACAAATGTTTTCTCCTGTTCATTGCAGGCAGCAACTACTTGTCTTTCTAAAGTCACTATGGCTTTATTGGTAGGGTCCAGTGCCAATCCAATTTTAACCACATCAAAAGAATCTTGGAATTGCTTTAAACCTTTAAATCGGAAAACAACGACATTTTAAAGATGTAGttgcaaaaaaattcaaatcttACCAAAAAGCGCAGATGCCTTCCTATAAATAGCTTTGAGGTCGGTTGGTGTCCTCTCTAAAACTTGATCACACAGATATACCACATGTCTGTAATGAGCTGCCGCTAACTGACAGGCAGCTAAATTGTTATAGATGGAGGCCACGAGAGAGGTAATCTCATCTTTGAGACGAATTGTTTCTTCGTCTTTGTTTTCTGGGTTGCGGGACAAATCATGCGTAAGCCGCACTTCCAATGGAATCAATAGTTTTAATGCTCGTCCAAAGAAGTAGAACGAATCAATAATTTGTTTTCCTCGATGAAGAGAAAcgcccttttcttttaattgttTGCTCACTCTGATCACTTCTGACCTATCCCAATCTGGCATAGGAGGAGCCTGTGACACTATTTCATATAGGTAGAGCTGAAACTCAATCCACTCTCCGTTACGTGTCTTAGCACGAAATTGACTCACTTCACCTTCGTCCATTAGTTGTATACACAATTCAAGAATTCTTGTCAATTCATCATGGGCAACACCGATGCGGAAAAGAgataaattttctgtagtattTTCTTCAGGTAAAAGCACGGAGTTATCTTGATTTGAACCCAATggaaatttaattaatttccCCGTTACTTCACTCCAAAATCGTGGCCGCTtcccttcttttcctttctgtATAATTTTCTTCAGCAAGCCTTCTTTGAGTTGGATCCATTCAAATGTCATTTTGGAGTTTTCAATTGTCACTAAGAATGGGAAAACTAGACCAACCCTGTCCAAAGTCGGCTATAGTCATACAGATGCGTGGATAACTCGACGTCTTGTGACAGATCCGAAGGGGTTTTAGAAACCAGATCTCTAAAATTTGGAGCTATTAGCGGTTACGTGCTTCAGTAAATATTGATATAATTCTTTACGAGTAATAAAGCCCGGTTTCCTTGCTCAGGTGCGGAGACACGGCACAGTGAAGGACAGTTTGTGCTCCTTGTAATGGTGTGCGAACGACAATATAGCGAATTGGTCTCTGAAGAGCTTTTAGAATGGGGTTTTgcagaaaaggaaaatgccTGTAAATGGACGTCTCCACTGAACCAGGATCTACGCTGTAAACGTTTATGGTTCGTTCTGTGATACAAAAGAATGGAATcattaaacacaaaaaactcGGTTGAATTCTGAATGTAATTAACACCCTTACatgcataaaaaaattacctttacAACGTTGAGCAAGAATCTTACTATACAACAACAGGCATAGCTTCGAGTTGGCGTAACTCTGGAATCTCGCCGATAATCCACCAGCTTCTGGATCAAAAGCAGCAACCGTCTTCACGTCAAGCGATTTAGCTAAAAAATGGGCCGCTGATGACAAAAATATTATACGACTAGTGGCTGCTAATTTTGGTAGCAATAATTcagttaaaagaaaatgacctGCAATAGaatgtttcaaaaaattacTTATTGACCCATCTGATATACTTTGAATCTCCATTTAAAAACCTACCCAGATAGTTTGTCTGAAATGTGACATCAAACTTATCTACAGTTTCACTGGgaggatggaaaaaaactCCAGCATTGTTGATAAGCAAGTCAACTGTGGAACAGGCTTGATTCACATGCAACACAAACTTATGAATGGAAACAAAGTCATTTAAATCCAAGTACTTGCAATAAATCTTAGGATTCTTAGTTGCTGCCCTCAGATAATTTTGAATGACAATACCCTCATCACTATTTCGTGCAGTGAAGATAATGCTTGCCCCCCTATTGGCAAGCAGTTGAGCAACAACTAATCCAATACCTATTGTTTAAAATGACTCTTTAGCCTTACATCAACAcagtgaaaataaaaacacgtaCCAGATGTTGCCCCGGTTATTACTATAAGCTTATTATCGAGTCTTGAAAAACAACGGCAAACAGGACCACCAAAgcgttttctaaaaatttgGGAACAGTTTGTGGTGAATCCAATTTAACTACATCATATCATTACTTAATATCTCATTTTGGTTACCTTACTTAAAATAGTAAAGAATCAATGCCGCACCTAGACAAGTTGCCGATTTCATCAAAGTCCACTTCATATCTTAGTAAACTAGTAAAATAATTGGACGAAACgtaattttgaaaataaactgACGAGACAAACCGGTCAATGGCTGACGAAAACTCTACAATGTTGTCACGCTTCTGAATGGAAATCAGCATGGTTATATAAGAATTTCTTATATGAGAATATGACCATCGAATCGGGTTGTTCACTTGTTCCGTTTTTCGACAATTCAcataaatttgaataaaaagtttgaaaaaaaaattagcagacatagaaactaaaaaaacttaCAAAAATGTTTAATGATTTCGTTTATTTACGTATAGTGTGATAAGCAATTAAATCTAACACTGTTGGCGAGGCagaaactgtttttttttttccaggtaACTGAAGAAGGGTAAAGGCtacaaaaaattcaagaacAAAAGGATAACATCTAAAACAATTGCACAGACTAGTTTTTAAGGAAATAATTTGTTGAAATAAACCACCATTTACATAGAGCTATAATGACTACAGATGCATTACCAGGAAGACACCATGTCATACTTTTGATAGTGTAAAAAGTTGTGCTGTAACATCTTGGAGATAACTTAGCATCAAGTTGAGATATGTCATGTTTACTAGGACCAATGGTGCTATATGCATTAATGCATTGCATCTCTGTTACAAAACAATGGACTTGAAAATAAATGACTAATGAGCTTTTAACTGAAAGTGATTTTGGATGTTACTAGGTTTAGGCCCTACTGGCTGTGCTGCAAACCATAAAAAATCTGActgattttcttattttcaggATTATTCAGGACATCTCTCAAAAAGAGTTTTGTTTCCTCTTTTAGATCTTCCAGGTCCTTATGGCTTTGCTGATTTTCCCGAATCAGTGCAGCTGTTCGCACTGCCACATCATAAAGCCCACTTTCCTTCAACATTTCAGTTGTCCTCAACAAACGGTGTTTACGGTTCCCAAGTGCCTCGTCAGTTGAGTACTCCTGCTGTTGGTTTTGTTGCTGAGGTTGAGACTGATTGGAAGATGAAATATTTGAGGTGTGAGAAGAGCAGCTAAGATATGGATCAAACGAATTTATTGACGACGTTTCAAAAACATCGTCGGACTGAAGAAAAGTATCTTTCTTATACCGTTTTGACGGCAAAGGTTCAATAACTATGTAATCAGGTCTTGATTGACGCTTGTTTGTGCTTTTCAAATGCTGTGCAATTGGACTTGTTTGAGCAAGCTTTGTTTGAGAGTTTACATTGAAAGAATCCATTTCTTCTCGGTTAGTCATAACGTGAGAAAACATCTTAGTTTTAGACGTAAACTATTCACGATTTGAACTTTTTAAAGCACGTTTGACAAGTTAGACGATAACGGATGAGGCAACATGGGCAACATGCCaatatagaccaagatcggatgctgagttgccaaggctgaattccgacctgcggtatttgtcctctcgggccctataggagggaaatgaaaaataatatatttaattaagttgtagttagttttattacaaaatcttttggaattgtgtactatacctctgtgctgatataatacaaaaaattttatctccaaaaaagctgttatttttccaggaaactttttgaaaggtacttgtttacctttccacaacccccccccccctccccgtattacaactgtagaacaagaagcagacgtttttctaagtaaatttctgtttccttatgaataagtcctttagcataatcagataacttaaaaagactaattgtgtcaaataactcattaccgacatcacaaactacactacttatgacataaaaaacgaaaacagtttgacactacagtcactagtcacagtcaatcactttacgtctgctacggtacattgtaaacaagtacctttcaaaaagtttcctggaaaaataacagcttttttggagataaaatgttttgtattatatcagcacagaggtatagtacacgattccaaaagattttgtaataaaactaactacaacttaattaaatatattatttttcatttccctcctatagggcccgagaggacaaataccgcaggtcggaattcagccttggcaactcagcatccgatcttggtctatctCCTGCCGAGTCCTGCCTCCTGCGTCTCCTACTCTTCTGCTATATAACAACAATGCGGAAGGGTTTCTGTTTAGCCATAGGAAAAAATAGAATGTGTACAAAACACCACCAGTCGACTGTATGCAGATGCAGACACATGAAACGTATCTAGAAACTGGTACAATTTGATAACgcaaaaaacattcaaatttcTTAAGGTATAAACACaacgtaaattttttaaaggaaataTAACTAACTTAACTACTGAAAATCTACAGAATGAGCTATACCATTGCAGCACACTTCAAAGGAAGAGAACCAACAGACCAGTTCATCAAATCTATTGTTTTGTCAGAAGATAATGGAACAAAATCGGTTTTGACTACTTCAAttgaaaagttaaaaaaagaagtcaaCACTTTTTTGACAGAATGCATTGAGAAAAACAGAATAGAATCATCTGATGCTCAAAGTGTGaatagaattttaaaaaataatatagtGCATCTAATGATACATAAATTATTTAGACATTCTGACAATTGATGAAGAAGAACTAGATAGTGAAGATGAAACCATCAGTGAAGGTGATACATCTCTAAGACCAAACAAGGTTCCTAAGTTGGTCTAATGCCTGGTTATCTTTGTCTAATATGTCCTCATTGGTGTGTAAtgaatcatggaaaaattgaaaaatatacatatatttctgggtatttttatttaataatttgtttttctctttttcctgtGCTTGAAAAGATtcccatgtgaatacactttcaTTGTAGTACTTATTTTGGCAATTTAGCAACACAGGGAAGGGAAGGGAGAGAGAATCGAGTTCACATCTGGCATCGCTGTTCGTCCATTTTATCCGCCATTCTGTGAGGTTCTTCTTTCGGCAAGGCACGTACATCAATATCCTTGTTTCCCAAAAATGTTGGTCGCTCGCAAAGTTCTTTCCCTGACAAAATCCCTCGCCGGAACAAATGGATTCCAGTTGCGAACATCAGCCATTTCTGGCCCTGCCCGTGTGAAAGTCCCGGCTGCGGTACGTACAAATAATTTCTTAAATGCCGACCAGTCGACGTACAAATTCAATTGTTTGGTCAatcaattttcctttttgtcaTTAGATTGTCATAAAATGTCAAATTTTAAATATGATTTCGTATTACAGGAAAAGGCTTTCCTGGGATTGCTTATTGTAGGAGGTGTTACATTTTTCCCTGCATGGGTGCTGACGCATATTGCCGAATATCGAGGAGGAGCTGCTGATGAATAACACCTTTGTTCTTTAAAGTTGAAGCTGTAGAACGTGTAAATGAATGGCCTAAATATGAAAGCTCTTAAAGTACTGAATTTACTGATCTTTTTGGAGAAATATTTGAAACAAATGATAAAATGGATGGATTTACCACAGCAAAAATTTAATGCTTTACATAAGCATGAAATGTTTAAATGATAGGGTTAAGTATCAAACTTTGTCACTTTTTAGATAAAGCTATGTAGTAGGCTTAATTAAACCATTAGGGCTATTGCAACACATTTACAGTGAAATAGTGAATAAGTTAACTGACATAATTATTCAATTAggaataaattttaaatattggttatcatttttattttagtttaatatttcaaaaatgatttaaattattttgttacttgtAAATCAACCATtagaagaaaataacaagaagTTGGGtttccaaaattttattcataTTGTTCATAAGGATGCAACTCGCAGAAATTCCAAAATTCCGACGCAGAAAAATGGAGTAGAAGGGTGGCGGTTAAAACCCAAAAGAAGCAAGCAATGTTGTCGAATTATTTGGCACCGGAATGCTTCAACAAGACTCCAAAAGATTACTAATAAAATTTTCATAACATTGATTTGTTAAGAAATTTTgccaattaaattttaaaactttaGCATTCAACTGTTTCACAAAGAATACAGCAACTGGTTTCAATTGGTGCAACTAATAACATTCTCCCCAAATTACTGCGTCCACTCTGGCAATTCCTCAATCAAACTTCCAAGTTTCGTTCACGCATTGAAACTTGCTTCCCCTTAAGCGGTCTCCTCCTCTGGGTTGTCATCCTCCACAAATTCACCATCATCAACAGTAGCTTCCTATAATTATGAACAACTTTAACGTTAAACTGTAAtcacaaaaattaaaaatgcttTGTAATGACCTGGTATTGTTGATATTCGGAAACAAGATCGTTCATGTTGGATTCAGCTTCAGTGAATTCCATCTCGTCCATACCCTCACCAGTGTACCAATGGAGGAAAGCCTTGCGCCTAAACATGGCAGTAAACTGCTCCGAAATGCGCTTGAAAATCTCTTGGATGGCGGTCCTATAtggaaaagacaaaaaaatagtaaCGGTGGCTACGTTTTTCATCTGAGTTAACATACGAGTTTCCAATGAATGTAGCAGCCATCTTGAGACCCCTTGGTGGAATGTCACAAACGGCTGTCTTGACGTTGTTAGGAATCCATTCGACGAAGTACGAAGAGTTCTTATTCTGGACGTTCAACATTTGTTCGTCGACCTCCTTCATGGACATACGCCCACGGAAGATGGCGGCAACTGTCAAATAACGACCGTGGCGAGGATCGCAGGCGGCCATCATGTTCTTGGCATCGAACATCTAAAAACCCCAACAGTTACTCAAAATATCTAGAATTGACGGTAGATAACCTTTTACCTGTTGGGTGAGCTCAGGGACGGAAAGTGCGCGGTACTGCTGAGATCCACGGGCAGTCAGAGGCGCAAAGCCAGGCATAAAGAAGTGGAGACGAGGGAAGGGCACCATATTGACAGCCAACTTACGCAAATCAGCATTCAGCTGACCTGGGAATCGGAGGCAGGTGGTCACTCCGGACATGGTGACCTAAATATTAAGATGGCATTGAAAGATATTCAAATATTTTCGAAAAATTCAAGCCCGAATATAATCTCAAAATTTGTTCGTTAGCCATTAATGGCACGACGTATCTCTCAGCATACTCACAGATACGAGATTGTTTAAATCACTGTAAGTTGGGTTCACCAATTTAAGTGTTCGAAAACAAATATCATAAAGAGCCTCATTGTCCATGCAGAATGTACAATCCGTGTTCTCGACAAGCTGATGGACTGAAAGGGTGGCGTTATATGGCTCTACCACCACTTCGGATACCTAATGATAAGACAAAAAGATGAAACTCACCGAAACTAAATGGTTGAGGTCGCCATAAGTGGGAGAGGTCAATTTAAGGGTGCGGAAACAGATGTCATAAAGCGCTTCGTTGTCGATACAGAAGGTTTCGTCGGTGTTCTCAACCAGCTGGTGAACGGAGAGGGTTGCATTGTAAGGTTCCACAACAGTATCGGACACCTATACCAACACCAGACGACAAACACGCAATTATACATATTAATAAAACAGTTATCACACAGCCAAATTAAATTCTACCCAACATCACAATTCAGACCACATACCCACAAATGCAACCAAAAAAGCACAAATTAGGCAACTATAATTACTTTGGGAGAGGGAACAACTGAGAATGTGTTCATGATGCGGTCTGGGTATTCCTCTCGGATCTTGGAAATGAGCAGGGTTCCCATACCAGATCCGGTACCTCCTCCCAAGGAATGAGCAAGTTGGAATCCCTGTGTCAAAGATAGTCTCATtaagaaaagtaaaaagtgCATGTGATCAAATAAGACATACCTGGAGACAGTCACAATTTTCAGCTTCTTTACGAACAACATCAAGCACTGAGTCAACCAACTCAGCACCCTCAGTGTAATGACCCTTGGCCCAATTGTTGCCAGCTCCACTCTGACCGAAAACAAAGTTGTCAGGGCGGAAAATCCTTCCATATGGTCCAGATCGAACAGAGTCCATGGTACCAGGCTCCAAGTCAACCAGAACAGCACGGGGGACATACTTTCCGCCTGAACCTCACCAAGCATACACGTGAGGAATTTTATTTCATAGTCATataataaaaagtaaaatacTTACTTGAAGCCTCATTGTAATAAACATTGATTCTTTCAAGCTGAAGGTTGCTGTCACCAATGTATTTGCCCTCTGGATCTACTCCATGTTCGTCGGAAATGATCTCCCAGAACTAAAATAATGTCAATCAGATTAAATACAAATTCTTTACATACGCAATACATCAAAAGGTTTCACAAAGAAAACTGGTCTCAACCGGCACCGCCTCGTGGAGCGAATCCGACTCGCAACCGCGGGTTGGGTCGGCACCCAGGGAGGGAATGGGTGTGGTTAGGCTGTAACACGTCAGCGGCCATTACGCCGGCTACGGCACCCATACACCCCAACCGTCAAATGGGACAATCGGCATTTTTCCACAATAAAATCACATTTCGGCAATgacaagaaaacaatttaCCTTAGAACCGATCTGGTTACCGCACTGACCGGCTTGGAGATGGACAATTTCGCGCATGTTGATGAATTAATTGGATAAATGGACTTGTAAAGAAGACTGAGATAGCCGCGAAGTCAGGTACTTGCAAGAAGGACCAGACAAGACGAAAGCTGTAGACTGAATGACAAACCCAACGTTCCCCCACTAACAATCGTCGAAGTCGTGGCCGGGATTAAAGTATCGTCTAGCTTGCTAGTCAGTATCGATTGTTGGAAAATCAATAACAAAATTGTGAAATTGGATCTTTCCGAATTTGGAACGGATGGAATGAAACTTTATTACTATCCATATTCATCAGATTTAACCTCATTGAACCTTATTATCTATTTAAAtctattaaagtaaaaaatacTAGCAGGTTTTACAACTATTCAATCGATTGAATTATTCGATTACGATAGTGAATTTTCGCGCCTTTTTTGGTCATGGTTCTTTAGTTTCCCCTCCCATAAGGGCGAGTTTCTCTTCTCGCCCTATTCTAAACCATTACACACTTTCATCGTATGTGATCATATTCTTTAATAATGAGCAACATTCAGCTATGATTGCCTTTTAACCTAGAAAACGTTTTCACAGAAGAAAGATCAGATAAGTTGGAGACCTTTCTCTATCGGTGTTTGTATCTATTCATTCTTGATGAATCGCAAGTCGACGACCTTAGAAATTCAAGATGGCTCTCGGGCTTTGAAGCATTGACTCCCGCGTAGTCTAGAAAATCGACCGTGTTATTGAGTTGAGGCCACACACAGCATGTAGTGAAGACCTCTACGGTGACACACACGTTTCGCCTTCTAGTTACTGGCATATCCTGCTAAAACATTTCGTGTTTTTTATATTTACATTATACCAAACTGTGCATACATGATTTTGCCGGAGGCATTCCGGTTTTGTTGATGTTTAGGATGGCCAAGTATGGTCGTGAATTCTTTCGTATACCGTTCGTTCATCTTTGTTCGTTCTACAGagttaaaatgaaaacattctAATAAATATCGCAAACAACATTGTCTCTTGAATATATTTTTGCACAGGCATGTAGTAATTGGTAAAAGAAGTTATATATGTATAAAGGGTGTGTTAGAAGCCATGTTTATAACGTCACACACACATGAGCAcacatgtttttatttttacattacaTGGCGAAATGAGCATTCAACATTTTCtatcttttgtctttttaaaGTTCCGTTTCTTTCATTCAATGAATCATCTATgctgattcattttctttatatgtaaaaatggaaagaaaaaaagaagagtgaAGAGAGAAATCGTCTgcataaaaaatcaaaaaccgCGGATTAGGTGTCGTCATCGttcaaaccaaaaaaataaaaacaggtaaaatagaaacagaaaaaaatgggCGAAGCATGACAAATCCCTTTCAGATAGTAGTGGTACAGTAATAAAATAATAGTGGTGCACATAAAGAACAGCAACAGTCCAACAGATAAACCAGATTTGCTCTACGTGCCAGGTGCTGTGCTAGGTGATTCATACGCCCGTGTCGTGTCTCTGCCCTCGTTCGACACGAATAGGTGTGGCACACACGTTGTTATGTATATTTATTATATATGTGTGCCACCCGTGCCCATTTAGGGTTGCA
This sequence is a window from Daphnia magna isolate NIES linkage group LG7, ASM2063170v1.1, whole genome shotgun sequence. Protein-coding genes within it:
- the LOC116926581 gene encoding uncharacterized protein LOC116926581, with the protein product MSSSESESSNDENSAEIVSVNSSFNSNFKNDVELEAGLVPLKMCPALLTAEELASDDYDCWMVTLPGTLDAEKLCNLELSLSKSTKFKIEKEKCEAIVQQKSDINTFVLPDKNGKIKFVARETVGTISVVKNVSLKTKNIQTTDFQTKKIIDLPQGLKRRHPIYGKDLEGIMCQSSGLMKPKEEMPENIQHTVKEKKKRKRTN
- the LOC116926552 gene encoding FK506-binding protein-like, whose product is MTFEWIQLKEGLLKKIIQKGKEGKRPRFWSEVTGKLIKFPLGSNQDNSVLLPEENTTENLSLFRIGVAHDELTRILELCIQLMDEGEVSQFRAKTRNGEWIEFQLYLYEIVSQAPPMPDWDRSEVIRVSKQLKEKGVSLHRGKQIIDSFYFFGRALKLLIPLEVRLTHDLSRNPENKDEETIRLKDEITSLVASIYNNLAACQLAAAHYRHVVYLCDQVLERTPTDLKAIYRKASALFGLKQFQDSFDVVKIGLALDPTNKAIVTLERQVVAACNEQEKTFVKGIKKFFH
- the LOC116926533 gene encoding retinol dehydrogenase 12-like isoform X1 — translated: MLISIQKRDNIVEFSSAIDRFVSSVYFQNYVSSNYFTSLLRYEVDFDEIGNLSRKRFGGPVCRCFSRLDNKLIVITGATSGIGLVVAQLLANRGASIIFTARNSDEGIVIQNYLRAATKNPKIYCKYLDLNDFVSIHKFVLHVNQACSTVDLLINNAGVFFHPPSETVDKFDVTFQTNYLGHFLLTELLLPKLAATSRIIFLSSAAHFLAKSLDVKTVAAFDPEAGGLSARFQSYANSKLCLLLYSKILAQRCKERTINVYSVDPGSVETSIYRHFPFLQNPILKALQRPIRYIVVRTPLQGAQTVLHCAVSPHLSKETGLYYSDLVSKTPSDLSQDVELSTHLYDYSRLWTGLV
- the LOC116926533 gene encoding retinol dehydrogenase 12-like isoform X2 is translated as MKWTLMKSATCLGAALILYYFKKRFGGPVCRCFSRLDNKLIVITGATSGIGLVVAQLLANRGASIIFTARNSDEGIVIQNYLRAATKNPKIYCKYLDLNDFVSIHKFVLHVNQACSTVDLLINNAGVFFHPPSETVDKFDVTFQTNYLGHFLLTELLLPKLAATSRIIFLSSAAHFLAKSLDVKTVAAFDPEAGGLSARFQSYANSKLCLLLYSKILAQRCKERTINVYSVDPGSVETSIYRHFPFLQNPILKALQRPIRYIVVRTPLQGAQTVLHCAVSPHLSKETGLYYSDLVSKTPSDLSQDVELSTHLYDYSRLWTGLV